CCTCACCCTTGTACCATTTGATCTTTCTGCGATTATTCTTGAAGAACTAAGTACAAAAGAAAGAAGATGGCTTGAACAATATCATAAGAAAGTATTTGAAACAATTTCTCCCTATCTGACAGAAGAAGAAACAGAGTGGTTAAAAGAAACTTTAATCTAAACTTTAATTTAGACTTTGCTTTAAATTTTGCTTTATTGGGAAAAACAATAAAAAACAGCATAACAGCGCATTTGTAAAGACAGTCGCAGGTAGAAAATACTTCGTTGTATTTTTATTTACTCTGATGTTACACATACGCTGCTATGCTGTTTTTCGTTTCATTTTTTAAATCCAGCCACCATCGAATCTTATGATCTGTCCGGTTAGATATTCAGGAGATTCGGTAATCTGGTAGCAGAAAGCAGCAGCTTCTTCCGGGGATGCAAAACGTCCGTAAGGGATTTCTTCAGAAAGAGCAGCCCGTTCCTCCTCGTCAAAACAGCGATTCATGTCAGTATCAATGACACCAAAGCTTATTCCGTTAACAGAAATATGAGAAGGAGCCAGTTCTTTTGCAAGGGCTTTTGTAAGGGCATTTATGGCACCTTTTGAAGCAGAATAGGCAGCTTCACAAGAAGCACCGACTTCTCCCCATACAGAGGATATATTTAAAATTTTTCCGCTGTGCCGGTGAAGCATATGAGGGATTACAGCTTTTGACATATAAAATACAGAGTCAAGATTCGTCCCCATAAGGGTATGCCATTCCTCAGAAGTCATATCTGACAAAAGACCGATATGGGAAATACCGGCATTATTAATTAAAAGATCAATCTGTCCAAAAGTATCCATCGC
This Anaerobutyricum hallii DNA region includes the following protein-coding sequences:
- a CDS encoding SDR family NAD(P)-dependent oxidoreductase, with translation MKSILITGATRGIGLALARFYADKGYCLTLNGGHDKDALAAVEKELSKKTRVISCFGSVAEEKTAITMTQKAMDTFGQIDLLINNAGISHIGLLSDMTSEEWHTLMGTNLDSVFYMSKAVIPHMLHRHSGKILNISSVWGEVGASCEAAYSASKGAINALTKALAKELAPSHISVNGISFGVIDTDMNRCFDEEERAALSEEIPYGRFASPEEAAAFCYQITESPEYLTGQIIRFDGGWI